From the Thermodesulfovibrionales bacterium genome, the window AGGCGTTGAGCGTATGTCAAAACGGTTCGCGAGCAGCCATTCTTTCGCGATATTGATCATAGCAACCTTCAACCTCCCCGCCTTCTGACTCGCTATCTTCCCGATGAACGGCTCTATCGCGGTACAGATGCCGCACTGCGGGGACCAGAATTCGACGAGGACGGAACCGGGCCACTTCAAGACTTCCTCTTCAAAGGTATGTCCCGTCACTTCTACGGGCGCCTTCGGAAAATCGAGGATGTTCTTGCATCGGCCGCATTTCGGCCGTTCAAATATCCTGTCTGCGGGAAGGCGGTTGAGGGTCCCGCACGATCTGCACCGCAGGAGTACCGTTTTATCGTTCACAGTCCCTCCCTTTCCCCTCCACGCCATTATGAGCCGTCATCTTCATGCATTATTATATCTTCATTTGCTTTTGGAGGAAAGGCTCGACAGGAGAAGA encodes:
- a CDS encoding thioredoxin domain-containing protein; amino-acid sequence: MNDKTVLLRCRSCGTLNRLPADRIFERPKCGRCKNILDFPKAPVEVTGHTFEEEVLKWPGSVLVEFWSPQCGICTAIEPFIGKIASQKAGRLKVAMINIAKEWLLANRFDIRSTPVFLVYKNGKKVDELYGALPKLQLEAWIESATGG